In Arachis hypogaea cultivar Tifrunner chromosome 2, arahy.Tifrunner.gnm2.J5K5, whole genome shotgun sequence, a genomic segment contains:
- the LOC112752761 gene encoding transketolase, chloroplastic — protein sequence MASSSLSVSQSILSRPASSSRRSSLPSFSGLRPTASSNPTQPAISLRRIPPISALKVSASSSSAVDTVDRTAADPAIVEKSVNTIRFLAIDAVEKANSGHPGLPMGCAPMGHVLYDEVMRYNPKNPKWFNRDRFVLSAGHGCMLQYALLHLAGYDSVKEEDLKQFRQWESRTPGHPENFETPGIEVTTGPLGQGIANAVGLALAEKHLAARFNKPDNEIVDHYTYAILGDGCQMEGIANEACSLAGHWGLGKLIAFYDDNHISIDGNTEIAFTESVDRRFEGLGWHVIWVKNGNNGYDEIRAAIKEAKAVKDRPTLIKVTTTIGYGSPNKANSYSVHGSALGAKEVEATRQNLGWAHEPFHVPEDVKKHWSRHIPEGAALEAEWNKKFAEYEKKYKEEAAELKCIINGEFPAGWEKALPTYTPETPGDATRNLSQHNLNALAKVLPGLLGGSADLASSNMTLLKMFGNFQKDTPAERNIRFGVREHGMGAISNGIALHSPGLIPYCATFFVFTDYMRAAIRLSALSQAGVIYVMTHDSIGLGEDGPTHQPIEHLASFRAMPNVLMLRPADGNETAGSYKVAVLNRKRPSILALSRQKLPNLPGTSIEGVGKGGYTISDNSTGNKPDVILIGTGSELEIAAKAADDLRKEGKAVRVVSFVSWELFNEQSEAYKESVLPAAVSARVSIEAGSTFGWERIIGSKGKAIGIDRFGASAPAGKIYKEFGITKEAVIAAAKSLI from the exons ATGGCATCTTCCTCTCTCTCCGTCTCCCAATCCATCCTCTCCCGTCCCGCCTCCTCATCCCGCCGCTCTTCCCTCCCCTCATTTTCCGGCCTCCGCCCAACTGCCTCATCTAACCCGACCCAGCCCGCAATCTCCCTCCGCCGCATCCCCCCAATCTCCGCCCTCAAGGTCTCCGCTTCCTCCTCCTCCGCCGTCGATACCGTCGACCGCACAGCCGCCGACCCCGCCATCGTTGAGAAGTCGGTCAACACGATCCGGTTCCTCGCAATCGATGCCGTTGAGAAAGCGAATTCGGGTCACCCGGGTCTTCCCATGGGTTGCGCCCCGATGGGTCACGTGCTCTATGACGAGGTTATGAGGTACAACCCGAAGAATCCGAAATGGTTCAACCGTGATCGCTTTGTTCTCTCCGCTGGACATGGTTGCATGCTTCAGTATGCGTTGCTTCACCTTGCTGGCTATGATAGCGTCAAG GAGGAGGATTTGAAGCAATTCCGTCAGTGGGAAAGCAGGACTCCCGGACACCCTGAGAATTTCGAGACACCTGGAATTGAAGTTACAACAG GTCCTCTTGGTCAGGGTATTGCCAATGCTGTGGGTTTGGCCCTCGCAGAGAAGCACTTGGCTGCGAGATTTAATAAGCCTGACAATGAGATTGTTGATCATTACAC GTATGCTATATTGGGTGATGGTTGCCAGATGGAGGGAATCGCAAATGAAGCATGCTCACTTGCTGGCCACTGGGGATTAGGGAAGCTAATAGCATTCTATGATGACAATCACATTTCTATTGACGGTAACACTGAAATTGCTTTCACTGAGAGTGTTGATAGACGTTTTGAGGGACTTGGATGGCATGTTATTTGGGTAAAGAATGGAAACAATGGTTATGATGAAATTCGTGCTGCCATCAAGGAGGCAAAGGCTGTGAAAGACAGACCCACACTAATCAAG GTCACGACCACAATTGGTTATGGTTCTCCTAACAAGGCTAACTCCTACAGTGTGCACGGAAGTGCATTGGGTGCCAAAGAAGTTGAGGCTACAAGGCAGAACCTTGGATGGGCACATGAGCCTTTCCATGTGCCTGAGGATGTCAAAAA GCACTGGAGTCGCCACATCCCTGAGGGTGCTGCACTTGAAGCCGAGTGGAATAAAAAGTTTGCCGAATATGAGAAGAAATACAAGGAGGAGGCTGCAGAACTGAAGTGTATTATCAATGGAGAATTTCCTGCTGGATGGGAGAAAGCACTTCCA ACATACACCCCTGAGACCCCAGGTGATGCCACCAGAAATCTCTCTCAGCACAACCTTAATGCCCTTGCAAAGGTTCTTCCCGGTCTGCTTGGTGGTAGTGCGGATCTTGCATCTTCCAACATGACCTTATTGAAAATGTTTGGGAACTTCCAAAAGGACACTCCTGCTGAGCGTAATATTAGATTTGGCGTCAGAGAACATGGCATGGGAGCAATCAGCAACGGCATTGCTCTACACAGCCCTGGCCTGATTCCTTACTGCGCAACTTTCTTTGTTTTCACCGACTACATGAGAGCTGCCATAAGGCTTTCTGCCCTGTCTCAGGCTGGTGTTATTTATGTGATGACCCATGATTCAATAGGACTTGGAGAGGATGGGCCGACCCACCAACCTATTGAGCACCTGGCAAGCTTCCGGGCGATGCCTAATGTTTTGATGCTTCGTCCTGCTGATGGTAATGAAACTGCCGGATCATACAAAGTTGCCGTGCTTAACAGGAAGAGACCCTCTATCCTCGCCCTTTCTAGGCAAAAGTTGCCCAATCTTCCTGGAACTTCTATTGAAGGAGTTGGAAAGGGTGGATACACCATCTCAGACAACTCAACAGGCAATAAGCCTGATGTCATTTTGATTGGAACCGGTTCCGAATTGGAGATTGCTGCCAAGGCTGCTGATGATCTCAGAAAGGAAGGTAAGGCCGTTAGAGTCGTTTCGTTCGTTTCATGGGAACTTTTCAACGAGCAATCGGAGGCATACAAGGAGAGTGTTCTCCCTGCTGCTGTTTCAGCTAGAGTTAGCATTGAGGCAGGATCAACATTTGGGTGGGAGAGAATCATTGGAAGCAAAGGAAAAGCAATAGGCATTGATCGATTCGGAGCTAGCGCTCCGGCaggaaaaatatacaaagagttTGGCATCACAAAGGAAGCTGTTATTGCTGCAGCAAAATCACTTATCTAA
- the LOC112752793 gene encoding UDP-glucuronate 4-epimerase 3, producing MSHIDSAPSTPGKVKMEKSSYFFTRGGGARWHYSLAKLTVWSFAFLALILIFFLRSPAPSTITSAADPSRRSLRNYNWGGSAWEKRVRASARARSSNGLTVLVTGAAGFVGTHVSSALKRRGDGVLGIDNFNDYYDPSLKRARQALLERTGVFIVEGDINDEALLRKLFEVVPFTHVMHLAAQAGVRYAMENPGSYVHSNIAGFVNLLEVCKSVNPQPAIVWASSSSVYGLNTKVPFSEKDRTDQPASLYAATKKAGEEIAHTYNHIYGLSLTGLRFFTVYGPWGRPDMAYFFFTKDILKGKQIAIFEAANHGTVARDFTYIDDIVKGCLGALDTAEKSTGSGGKKRGPAQLRVFNLGNTSPVPVSELVSILERLLKVKAKRNIMKLPRNGDVQYTHANISYAQRELGYKPTTDLQSGLKKFVRWYLNYYSDGKKAVE from the coding sequence ATGTCGCACATCGACAGCGCTCCTTCGACGCCAGGCAAGGTCAAGATGGAGAAATCATCGTACTTCTTCACGCGCGGAGGCGGCGCGCGTTGGCACTACTCGCTCGCCAAGCTCACGGTCTGGTCATTCGCCTTCTTGGCCCTCATCTTGATCTTCTTCCTCCGATCGCCGGCGCCGTCGACGATCACCTCCGCAGCTGACCCGTCGCGCCGGTCATTGAGGAACTACAATTGGGGCGGGTCCGCCTGGGAGAAGAGGGTACGGGCCTCGGCCCGGGCCCGCTCCAGCAATGGACTAACCGTATTGGTAACCGGCGCTGCCGGTTTCGTAGGGACCCACGTCTCATCGGCGCTGAAGCGCCGGGGAGATGGGGTCCTCGGCATTGACAATTTCAATGACTACTATGACCCTTCTTTGAAGCGTGCGCGGCAAGCTTTGTTGGAGCGCACTGGTGTGTTCATTGTGGAAGGTGACATCAATGATGAAGCTTTGCTGAGGAAGCTCTTTGAGGTTGTTCCATTCACACATGTTATGCATTTGGCTGCTCAAGCTGGTGTGAGGTATGCTATGGAGAACCCTGGCTCTTATGTGCATAGTAACATTGCTGGTTTTGTTAATTTGCTTGAGGTTTGTAAGAGTGTGAATCCACAACCTGCTATAGTTTGGGCTTCTAGTAGCTCAGTTTATGGGTTGAACACTAAGGTGCCATTTAGTGAGAAGGATAGGACTGATCAGCCTGCTAGTTTGTATGCTGCGACAAAGAAGGCCGGTGAGGAGATTGCACACACCTATAATCATATATACGGGCTATCGTTGACCGGGTTGAGGTTCTTTACGGTTTATGGTCCGTGGGGTAGACCTGACATGGCCTACTTCTTCTTCACTAAGGATATATTGAAGGGAAAGCAGATAGCGATCTTTGAGGCCGCAAATCATGGGACGGTTGCAAGGGATTTCACATATATAGATGATATTGTGAAGGGTTGTTTGGGGGCGTTGGATACTGCCGAGAAGAGCACCGGGAGtggggggaagaagagagggccGGCGCAGCTGAGGGTGTTCAATTTGGGGAATACTTCACCTGTGCCTGTTAGTGAACTTGTGAGCATTTTGGAGAGGCTGTTGAAGGTTAAGGCAAAGAGGAACATCATGAAGTTGCCGCGGAATGGGGATGTGCAGTATACCCATGCGAATATTAGCTACGCGCAGAGGGAGCTTGGGTATAAGCCTACGACGGATCTGCAGAGTGGCTTGAAGAAATTTGTTCGGTGGTACCTGAATTACTATTCTGATGGGAAGAAAGCTGTTGAGTGA
- the LOC112752777 gene encoding 3-phosphoshikimate 1-carboxyvinyltransferase 2: protein MAQVTRIHNGPQNAQILLRHTHNSHIPKSANSVSLKSQLWGTSKSVSLNHKNGVFLGNFEVSRCNNNVVRVSASIAATEKPSTAPEIVLEPIKEISGTITLPGSKSLSNRILLLAALSEGTTVVDNLLNSEDVHYMLGALRTLGLRVEDDKNAKRAIVEGCGGLFPTGRESKEEVTLFLGNAGTAMRPLTAAVTAAGGNTSYVLDGVPRMRERPIGDLVAGLKQLGADVDCSLGTNCPPVRVVGKGGLPGGKVKLSGSISSQYLTALLMAAPLALGDVEIEIIDKLISVPYVDMTLKLMERFGVHVEHSGNWDRFLVHGGQKYKSPGNAFVEGDASSASYFLAGAAVTGGTITVVGCGTSSLQGDVKFAEVLEKMGAKVTWTENSVTVTGPPRDPSGQKVLQGVDVNMNKMPDVAMTLAVVALFANGPTAIRDVASWRVKETERMIAICTELRKLGATVEEGPDYCVITPPEKLNITAIDTYDDHRMAMAFSLAACGDVPVTINDPGCTRKTFPDYFEVLAKYTKQ from the exons ATGGCCCAAGTGACCAGAATCCACAATGGTCCTCAAAACGCACAGATTCTTCTTCGCCATACTCACAATTCCCACATACCCAAATCAGCAAACTCAGTTTCATTGAAGTCACAACTTTGGGGCACCTCAAAATCTGTGAGCTTGAATCACAAAAATGGTGTCTTTTTGGGAAATTTTGAGGTGAGTAGGTGCAATAATAATGTGGTTAGGGTTTCTGCATCTATTGCCGCTACAGAGAAGCCTTCGACGGCGCCGGAGATCGTTCTGGAACCTATCAAAGAAATCTCCGGAACCATCACATTGCCTGGCTCGAAGTCTCTGTCCAATCGAATTTTGCTTCTTGCTGCTCTCTCTGAG GGAACAACTGTTGTGGACAACTTGTTGAATAGCGAGGATGTTCATTACATGCTCGGTGCATTAAGGACCCTTGGACTACGAGTGGAAGATGACAAAAATGCCAAACGGGCAATCGTGGAAGGCTGTGGGGGGTTGTTTCCCACTGGTAGAGAGTCTAAAGAGGAGGTTACTTTATTCCTTGGAAATGCTGGTACCGCAATGCGTCCTTTGACAGCAGCTGTGACTGCTGCAGGTGGAAACACAAG CTATGTACTTGATGGGGTGCCCCGAATGAGAGAGAGGCCTATTGGAGATTTGGTGGCTGGTCTCAAGCAGCTTGGTGCAGATGTTGATTGTTCCCTTGGCACAAACTGTCCACCTGTTCGTGTAGTTGGGAAGGGAGGACTTCCTGGGGGGAAG GTGAAGTTGTCTGGATCAATTAGCAGTCAATACTTGACTGCATTGCTCATGGCAGCTCCTTTGGCCCTTGGTGATGTTGAAATTGAGATTATCGATAAACTGATTTCTGTTCCCTATGTTGATATGACTTTGAAACTGATGGAGCGCTTTGGAGTCCATGTGGAGCACAGTGGTAACTGGGATAGGTTCTTGGTCCACGGAGGTCAAAAGTACAA GTCTCCTGGGAATGCTTTTGTTGAAGGCGATGCTTCTAGTGCCAGCTACTTCCTCGCAGGTGCAGCTGTTACCGGTGGGACTATCACAGTTGTAGGCTGCGGCACAAGTAGTTTACAA GGAGATGTAAAATTTGCTGAAGTTCTCGAAAAGATGGGAGCTAAAGTTACATGGACAGAGAACAGTGTCACCGTTACTGGCCCACCACGAGATCCTTCAGGCCAAAAAGTCTTGCAAGGCGTTGATGTCAATATGAACAAGATGCCAGATGTTGCCATGACACTTGCTGTTGTTGCGCTATTTGCTAATGGCCCCACTGCCATAAGAGATG TGGCTAGTTGGAGAGTTAAGGAGACAGAGAGAATGATAGCAATTTGCACAGAACTTAGGAAG CTAGGAGCAACAGTTGAAGAAGGTCCTGATTACTGTGTGATAACGCCACCCGAGAAACTGAACATCACGGCGATCGACACGTACGACGACCACAGAATGGCCATGGCATTTTCTCTTGCTGCTTGTGGCGATGTTCCGGTAACCATCAATGATCCTGGTTGCACCCGGAAAACATTCCCTGATTACTTTGAAGTTCTTGCAAAGTACACCAAGCAATAA